GTTCAACTTATAACCAAGTTTTCCACTAACCTCAATTGTTGCCCACTCTAAATCACTGATGGCGTAACTTCCAGCTTGGCGTAATCGAATATCAAGATCGTCAGTAGTAAGTCTCATTTTTTTCATGTTTTCTTCATTTATTTTTCCATTTTCTATGACAAATACGGGTTTCCCGCTAAAAAATGTTTCTATCTTATCAAACTTCATTTTAAGATACTGGATACCATACACAGTAATAATAAGAACAAACACAACACCAAATGTGGTCAAAAGTCCTTTGTTCTCTATGGGACGACTAAGTATAGGTCCAAGCGTAATCATAATAACAAGTTGGGAGACCGTCATTTGAGAAATTGAATTTCTACCAGCAAATCTTAATAAGAGCGTTCCCACTAAAACAATTAGAACCGCATTCCAAATCCAATTTAGTTGCAT
This Neobacillus sp. YX16 DNA region includes the following protein-coding sequences:
- a CDS encoding YetF domain-containing protein — protein: MQLNWIWNAVLIVLVGTLLLRFAGRNSISQMTVSQLVIMITLGPILSRPIENKGLLTTFGVVFVLIITVYGIQYLKMKFDKIETFFSGKPVFVIENGKINEENMKKMRLTTDDLDIRLRQAGSYAISDLEWATIEVSGKLGYKLNANKQPATREDIQKLIQLVESKYTDSISFHKDLHVVGNNIVTEVASKKDINP